One window from the genome of Streptomyces sp. NBC_00091 encodes:
- a CDS encoding IucA/IucC family siderophore biosynthesis protein, which translates to MAGVRPGLGSAYEASLDGARSAVLTRLWRALAYEPLPWVVRREHGPDSLTLLLAGGGRLEGPRADPYATGSLVGEVRLDGRAYRQAARLFSALRVPHGAAFAAELDDSTASLALSRAGQPQGEEDGPQAGWEWEQRVVDGHPYHPNCRSRPGFTVAEQLAYAPEHRPLVGLGLVPVRTRECLLAGEWPEHLRDGDRILVPVHPWQAEHVLKGEEVLPGFAAHPLMALRTLAPAAGGPHVKTALSTRLTSSVRDISAYSVETAAVVSAFAHALTERLDGRLHITRTLGAATAYSPDLAAVLREPPEAYARPGERVVAVAALAGTGPARSAAWRAEFARLALSVCLRVLDLGVALEAHGQNLLVVLAPDGTPLRLVYRDLADIRISPARLARHGLPVPPLAGRLVTDDETVLRRKLFGSLAAGALASTAGSAEAFGACLAAGLDGLAPTADSEVLRSGPLPVKALTLMRLSPGVPGDQWAELPGPLSGG; encoded by the coding sequence CTGGCCGGCGTACGGCCCGGGCTGGGGTCCGCGTACGAGGCCTCGCTGGACGGTGCGCGCTCCGCCGTGCTGACCCGGCTGTGGCGGGCGCTGGCCTACGAACCGCTGCCGTGGGTGGTGCGCCGGGAGCACGGGCCGGACTCGCTCACGCTGCTGCTGGCCGGGGGCGGACGACTGGAGGGGCCGCGCGCCGACCCGTACGCGACGGGCTCCCTCGTCGGCGAGGTACGGCTCGACGGGCGGGCGTACCGCCAGGCGGCCCGGCTGTTCTCGGCGCTGCGGGTGCCGCACGGCGCCGCCTTCGCCGCCGAACTCGACGACAGCACCGCCTCCCTGGCCCTGTCCCGGGCCGGGCAGCCGCAGGGGGAAGAGGACGGCCCGCAGGCCGGGTGGGAGTGGGAGCAGCGGGTGGTGGACGGGCACCCGTACCACCCCAACTGCCGCTCCCGGCCCGGTTTCACGGTGGCCGAGCAGCTGGCGTACGCGCCGGAGCACCGGCCGTTGGTGGGGCTCGGGCTGGTCCCCGTACGGACGCGGGAGTGCCTGCTGGCCGGGGAGTGGCCGGAGCACCTGCGCGACGGGGACCGGATCCTGGTGCCGGTGCACCCCTGGCAGGCGGAGCACGTCCTGAAGGGCGAGGAGGTCCTGCCCGGGTTCGCGGCGCATCCGCTGATGGCGCTGCGTACGCTCGCCCCGGCGGCGGGCGGCCCCCATGTGAAGACGGCGCTGAGCACCCGGCTGACCTCCTCCGTCCGCGACATCTCCGCCTACTCGGTGGAGACGGCGGCCGTGGTCTCCGCCTTCGCCCACGCGCTGACCGAGCGGCTCGACGGCCGCCTGCACATCACCCGGACCCTGGGCGCGGCCACCGCGTACAGCCCGGACCTGGCGGCGGTGCTCCGCGAGCCCCCGGAGGCGTACGCGCGGCCGGGCGAGCGGGTGGTTGCGGTGGCGGCGCTGGCGGGCACCGGGCCGGCCCGGTCGGCCGCCTGGCGGGCCGAGTTCGCCCGGCTCGCGCTGTCGGTGTGCCTGCGGGTGCTGGACCTCGGCGTGGCGCTGGAGGCACACGGCCAGAACCTCCTGGTGGTGCTGGCGCCCGACGGGACCCCGCTGCGGCTGGTCTACCGGGACCTGGCCGACATCCGGATCAGCCCCGCCCGCCTGGCCCGGCACGGCCTGCCGGTGCCGCCCCTGGCGGGCCGGCTCGTCACGGACGACGAAACGGTGCTGCGGCGCAAGCTGTTCGGCTCCCTGGCGGCCGGGGCGCTCGCCTCGACGGCGGGCTCGGCCGAGGCCTTCGGGGCCTGCCTCGCGGCCGGGCTGGACGGTCTGGCACCGACCGCCGACTCCGAGGTGCTGCGGAGCGGGCCGCTGCCGGTGAAGGCGCTCACGCTGATGCGGCTGAGTCCGGGGGTGCCGGGGGACCAGTGGGCGGAACTGCCGGGTCCGCTGAGCGGCGGCTGA
- a CDS encoding class I SAM-dependent methyltransferase, translating into MTETSRLSAVQASYDAVAVDYARLVSDALETRPLDRALLDAFAEYVRGAGGGAVADLGCGTGRVTAYLDGLGVRTFGVDLSPAMVAVARRSYPGLRFEVGRMAGLDMADGVLGGVLAWYSTVHTPPGELPAVFAEFARVLAPGGYLLTAFEAGDERRRLEHAYGHPVDLDVYGTPPELIASLLAGAGLAEVARLVREPDARERGPQGFLLLRRPPAA; encoded by the coding sequence ATGACAGAGACCTCGCGCCTCAGTGCCGTCCAGGCGTCCTACGACGCCGTCGCGGTCGACTACGCCCGGCTCGTGAGCGACGCCCTGGAGACCCGGCCCCTGGACCGGGCCCTGCTGGACGCCTTCGCCGAGTACGTCCGCGGCGCGGGCGGCGGGGCGGTCGCCGACCTGGGCTGCGGTACGGGCCGGGTGACGGCGTACCTGGACGGCCTCGGCGTACGGACCTTCGGGGTCGACCTCTCCCCCGCGATGGTGGCGGTGGCCCGGCGCAGCTATCCGGGGCTGCGGTTCGAAGTGGGCAGGATGGCCGGGCTGGACATGGCCGACGGGGTGCTGGGCGGGGTCCTCGCCTGGTACTCCACCGTGCACACCCCGCCGGGGGAACTGCCCGCCGTCTTCGCGGAGTTCGCCCGGGTACTGGCGCCCGGGGGGTACCTGCTGACCGCTTTCGAGGCCGGGGACGAGCGGCGGCGGCTGGAGCACGCCTACGGGCATCCGGTCGACCTCGACGTGTACGGGACCCCGCCGGAGCTGATCGCCTCGCTGCTGGCCGGGGCGGGCCTGGCCGAAGTCGCCCGGCTGGTACGGGAGCCGGACGCGCGGGAGCGGGGACCGCAGGGGTTCCTGCTGCTGCGCCGGCCGCCCGCCGCCTGA
- a CDS encoding alpha/beta fold hydrolase yields the protein MTEFVLVAGAWLGAWAWDEVAAPLRAAGHGAHPLTLSGLADKQGVPAGQQIHVQDIVDEVERRDLRDVVLVGHSYAGIPVGQAAERIGDRLARVVFVDSSVPADGGSFVSAWWQGPAELEAAIAGNGGFWAPRTAADYDGQDLTDEQIARIVGGSTPHPGASLAEPAVLKRPLGELPATYVKCLLDGAEPSEDVAGLLTGEHWRLVEMDTGHWPMFSRPGELARILLDAAGE from the coding sequence ATGACGGAGTTCGTATTGGTCGCAGGTGCGTGGCTCGGAGCGTGGGCGTGGGACGAGGTGGCGGCGCCGCTGCGTGCGGCCGGTCACGGCGCCCATCCGCTGACGCTGTCCGGCCTCGCCGACAAGCAGGGCGTGCCGGCCGGGCAGCAGATCCACGTCCAGGACATCGTGGACGAGGTGGAACGCCGGGATCTGCGCGACGTCGTCCTGGTCGGGCACAGCTACGCGGGGATCCCGGTCGGTCAGGCCGCCGAGCGCATCGGCGACCGGCTGGCCCGCGTGGTCTTCGTCGACTCCAGTGTTCCGGCCGACGGCGGGTCGTTCGTCTCCGCCTGGTGGCAGGGTCCGGCGGAACTGGAGGCCGCGATCGCCGGAAACGGCGGCTTCTGGGCACCGCGGACCGCAGCCGACTATGACGGTCAGGACCTCACCGATGAGCAGATCGCCCGGATCGTGGGCGGCTCGACGCCCCATCCGGGTGCCTCGCTGGCCGAACCGGCCGTGCTGAAGCGGCCACTCGGCGAGCTCCCGGCGACCTACGTCAAATGCCTCCTCGACGGCGCCGAGCCGAGCGAGGACGTGGCCGGACTGCTGACCGGCGAGCACTGGCGGCTGGTAGAGATGGACACCGGCCACTGGCCGATGTTCTCCCGGCCGGGCGAACTGGCGCGGATCCTCCTGGACGCGGCCGGGGAGTGA
- a CDS encoding BTAD domain-containing putative transcriptional regulator codes for MEFRVLGAVSLMTECGRPLELGPAKRRSLLAVLLLRPNAAVGVESLTRALWDEDPPRHSRTVLQGHVSRLRALFAEHGAQAHGVELLTQGSAYALRLPESLVDAHRFGELHRLARKEREPARTVRLLREALALWEGPALGGTVGGPLLETAAHGLDEMRLTAVEELAEAHTLLGEHAAATALLHAEAALNPLREPLIAALMLALGRSGRQSDALDWFHRTRKQLADQLGVDPGAVLTDAYTALLRADVPAPPVPAAVGASAGPGQASWAHEEPREAGEADAAVPHAPARPHPPAEPQLLPRRPRCFTGRTAELAALDRALAEDPDPIVTVTGSAGVGKTALALHWAHRHGARFPDGRLFVDLHGYSAIPARDTTAVLREFLLALGVPAERMPDSPQALGARYRELTSGRRMLVVLDNARDCEQVLPLLPGGDGCVTLVTSRSRLGELVVSDAARPVQVRELPAAQSTELLAAVLGADLVAAEPEAAARLARLCDGLPLALRVAAARLATRPHQGLAAFAGELADEHTRLDLLNVGSTGVAAALGLTVQHLPEPARRMFHHLGPHTGAALDTRTAAALAGCLPSQAAAALDQLASAQLVVETGPQAYVLHDLVRLYARSLAPGYDPEGLLRLLDHWMRTLLAACAAAEPGSEPCCALPTGTRRAAPVRSFTDRADALAWFAAERDALRGAVESAVDAGLHDRAWRLVLLQWPLIVWQVRDGWVPLLQQGLACAELDGDAGAQSRTRALLGWVLAEEGRPQEALVQLERAPGLAALAGDTAGEAIARINLALALTRAGERGRPGDLLASALALAERAGRSDTVTLAHQHLTQHLLSVGAPEAAAEHAVRGLALAAPPMAAPRRVVLRTLYGEALAATGRRGEAVRQLDDAVREARAHSFEEGESAARAALAALSRG; via the coding sequence ATGGAATTCCGCGTGCTGGGGGCGGTCTCCTTGATGACCGAGTGCGGAAGGCCCTTGGAACTCGGCCCCGCCAAGCGCCGCAGCCTGCTGGCCGTGCTCCTGCTGCGGCCCAACGCGGCCGTCGGCGTGGAGAGTCTGACCCGCGCGCTGTGGGACGAGGATCCGCCGCGGCACTCCCGGACCGTGCTCCAGGGCCACGTCTCGCGGCTGCGGGCCCTGTTCGCCGAGCACGGGGCGCAGGCCCACGGTGTCGAACTCCTCACCCAGGGCTCGGCGTACGCGCTGCGGCTGCCCGAGTCCCTGGTGGACGCGCACCGCTTCGGGGAACTGCACCGGCTCGCCCGCAAAGAGCGCGAACCGGCCCGCACCGTACGGCTGCTGCGCGAGGCGCTCGCACTGTGGGAGGGGCCCGCGCTCGGCGGGACCGTGGGCGGTCCGCTGCTGGAGACGGCCGCGCACGGCCTGGACGAGATGCGGCTGACCGCCGTGGAGGAACTGGCCGAGGCCCACACCCTGCTCGGCGAGCACGCCGCCGCGACGGCCCTGCTGCACGCCGAGGCCGCGCTGAACCCGCTGCGGGAGCCGCTGATCGCGGCGCTGATGCTGGCCCTGGGCCGGTCGGGCCGACAGTCGGACGCCCTGGACTGGTTCCACCGCACGCGCAAGCAGCTCGCCGATCAGCTCGGTGTCGATCCCGGAGCGGTGCTCACGGACGCGTACACCGCTCTGCTGCGGGCCGACGTCCCCGCGCCGCCCGTCCCCGCGGCCGTCGGGGCCTCCGCGGGACCCGGCCAGGCATCCTGGGCGCACGAGGAACCCCGGGAGGCCGGGGAAGCCGACGCAGCGGTCCCGCACGCCCCGGCCCGCCCGCACCCGCCGGCCGAGCCGCAGCTCCTGCCGCGCCGCCCCCGCTGCTTCACCGGCCGGACCGCCGAACTGGCGGCGCTCGACCGGGCCTTGGCCGAGGACCCCGATCCGATCGTCACGGTCACGGGCAGCGCCGGCGTGGGGAAGACCGCGCTCGCCCTGCACTGGGCACACCGGCACGGCGCGCGGTTCCCCGACGGCCGGCTCTTCGTCGACCTCCACGGCTACAGCGCGATCCCGGCCCGGGACACCACCGCCGTCCTGCGCGAGTTCCTGCTCGCCCTCGGTGTCCCGGCCGAGCGGATGCCCGATTCGCCCCAGGCCCTCGGCGCCCGCTACCGGGAACTGACCAGCGGGCGCCGGATGCTGGTCGTCCTCGACAACGCCCGTGACTGCGAACAGGTCCTCCCCCTGCTGCCCGGCGGCGACGGCTGCGTCACCCTCGTCACCAGCCGCAGCCGGCTCGGCGAGCTGGTGGTCTCCGACGCCGCCCGCCCCGTACAGGTGCGCGAACTGCCCGCCGCGCAGTCCACCGAGCTGCTCGCGGCCGTCCTGGGCGCCGACCTGGTCGCGGCCGAGCCCGAGGCCGCCGCGCGGCTCGCCCGCCTGTGCGACGGCCTGCCCCTGGCCCTGCGCGTGGCCGCCGCCCGGCTCGCCACCCGCCCGCACCAGGGCCTCGCGGCCTTCGCCGGTGAACTCGCCGACGAACACACCCGGCTGGACCTGCTGAACGTGGGGAGCACCGGGGTCGCCGCCGCCCTCGGCCTCACCGTGCAGCACCTGCCCGAACCCGCCCGGCGGATGTTCCACCACCTCGGACCGCACACCGGAGCCGCCCTCGACACCCGCACCGCCGCGGCGCTCGCCGGCTGCCTGCCCAGCCAGGCCGCCGCTGCCCTGGACCAGCTGGCCTCCGCCCAGCTGGTCGTGGAGACCGGCCCGCAGGCCTACGTACTGCACGACCTGGTACGCCTCTACGCGCGGAGCCTCGCGCCCGGGTACGACCCGGAGGGGCTGCTGCGGCTGCTCGACCACTGGATGCGCACGCTCCTCGCGGCCTGCGCCGCCGCCGAGCCCGGCAGCGAGCCCTGCTGCGCCCTGCCCACCGGAACCCGGCGGGCCGCCCCGGTGCGGTCGTTCACCGACCGTGCGGACGCCCTGGCCTGGTTCGCCGCCGAACGGGACGCGCTGCGCGGCGCGGTCGAGTCGGCCGTCGACGCCGGACTGCACGACCGCGCCTGGCGGCTGGTCCTGCTCCAGTGGCCGCTGATCGTGTGGCAGGTCCGCGACGGCTGGGTGCCGCTGCTCCAGCAGGGACTGGCCTGCGCCGAACTCGACGGGGACGCCGGCGCCCAGTCCCGGACCCGGGCCCTGCTGGGCTGGGTGCTGGCCGAGGAGGGCCGGCCCCAGGAGGCCCTCGTACAGCTGGAGCGGGCCCCCGGGCTGGCGGCCCTGGCGGGCGACACGGCCGGGGAGGCGATCGCCCGGATCAACCTCGCCCTCGCGCTCACGCGCGCCGGCGAACGCGGCCGGCCCGGGGACCTGCTGGCCTCGGCCCTCGCCCTGGCCGAGCGGGCCGGGCGCAGCGACACGGTCACCCTGGCCCACCAGCACCTCACGCAGCACCTGCTGTCCGTGGGCGCGCCCGAGGCGGCCGCCGAGCACGCGGTCCGCGGGCTGGCCCTGGCCGCACCGCCCATGGCGGCGCCGCGGCGGGTGGTGCTGCGCACCCTGTACGGCGAGGCGCTCGCGGCGACGGGCCGCAGGGGCGAAGCCGTGCGCCAGCTCGACGACGCCGTCCGGGAGGCGCGGGCCCACTCCTTCGAGGAGGGCGAGAGCGCGGCGCGCGCCGCCCTGGCGGCTCTGTCGCGGGGTTAG